The proteins below come from a single Azospirillum thiophilum genomic window:
- a CDS encoding ATP-binding protein: protein MDAIPPDCPPDCPAELTLRAFSLLRDRIPADMTARVVARFGGAADGGTADGRPQDDTPTEPPGRAVETLLVERADRDRLRAAFDRNPFLTVELGDGDDEPAALLEDWSGAPAAAHPRWPGFYLSLTTGSAYGLQCAVLVCDELIRRDALDPQRRSNVELCLHEAIANAIVHGNLGLSSAVKGEPGGYRRFSEMMRDRLGDPAAVRRRLDIFCRWSDRAIAIAVVDQGGGFDTELAPAITGNKARSGRGFVFMRSLATRVTVTDGGRCTVLQFDR from the coding sequence ATGGACGCCATCCCGCCCGACTGCCCGCCCGATTGCCCGGCCGAGCTGACGCTGCGGGCCTTCAGCCTGTTGCGTGACCGGATCCCCGCCGATATGACCGCCCGGGTCGTCGCACGCTTCGGCGGGGCGGCAGATGGCGGGACGGCAGACGGCCGGCCGCAGGACGACACGCCGACGGAGCCGCCCGGCCGGGCGGTCGAGACCCTGCTGGTGGAGCGGGCCGACCGTGACCGGCTGCGCGCCGCCTTCGACCGCAACCCTTTCCTGACGGTGGAACTGGGCGATGGGGACGACGAGCCGGCTGCCCTGCTGGAGGACTGGTCGGGGGCCCCGGCGGCGGCGCATCCGCGCTGGCCGGGATTCTACCTGTCGCTGACCACCGGCAGCGCCTATGGCCTGCAATGCGCGGTCCTGGTCTGCGACGAGCTGATCCGGCGCGATGCACTCGACCCGCAGCGGCGCTCCAATGTCGAGCTGTGCCTGCACGAGGCCATCGCGAATGCCATCGTCCATGGCAATCTGGGGCTGTCCAGCGCCGTCAAGGGCGAACCAGGCGGCTACCGGCGGTTCAGCGAGATGATGCGCGACCGGCTGGGCGATCCGGCGGCGGTGCGGCGGCGGCTGGACATTTTCTGCCGCTGGAGCGACCGCGCCATCGCCATCGCCGTGGTCGACCAGGGCGGCGGATTCGACACGGAGCTGGCGCCGGCGATCACGGGGAACAAGGCGCGGTCTGGCCGCGGCTTCGTCTTCATGCGGTCGCTCGCCACCCGTGTGACGGTGACCGATGGCGGACGCTGCACCGTCCTGCAGTTTGACCGCTGA
- a CDS encoding STAS domain-containing protein yields the protein MDFSKISTGEETEVRLTGRLEFTDHDRLRDIVELVEHPGTQRFIIALSELEFIDSAGLGMLLILQEEAESRNVKMIVRGARGDVKRSIDLARLDEIITIEP from the coding sequence ATGGATTTCAGCAAGATCAGCACAGGCGAAGAGACCGAGGTCCGACTGACGGGCCGCCTGGAGTTCACCGATCATGACCGGCTGCGCGATATCGTGGAACTGGTGGAGCATCCTGGGACGCAGCGTTTCATCATCGCATTGTCGGAGCTTGAGTTCATCGATTCCGCGGGGCTCGGCATGCTGCTGATCCTCCAGGAGGAGGCGGAGTCGCGCAACGTCAAGATGATCGTGCGGGGAGCCAGGGGCGATGTGAAGCGCTCCATCGACCTCGCGCGTCTGGACGAGATCATCACCATCGAACCCTGA
- a CDS encoding ATP-binding protein: protein MTRIAEAWRRVPTVSAKFLLILVPSLVVTVSLFSALFFYDRHKDLKTALREKVATIAEVNVAALSNTLWTFDVQAVRNVIQAIGANRELVCIEVSDDLAGELFSWPEPGCPPDNDAGIERRPIRAQGLQVGSIALHYSHASVREQLRQEVMNTAALLLLMLAGTVAAALAALRLTVGRPLRRLIASILESERGGGHRPVDWRAADELGRVIQAHNAMLSRLGREEAALRKSEQRLALAITATRSSVWDYDLRTGQYWWSKEFPALLGYGASELTMTAETWASLLHPDEAEQVMAESRRRLRDRAMAYSAVYRMRRQDGRWAWIEDRATAQRDPDGRARRLTGTMSDVTERVRTELDLAHERNVLQVTLDNTDQGIIKVDRDGRVVMANSRAAELLNIPAEILAGTPQFADMVAVQRRQGEFGEMGDDPDLYLTYGISGRPPAGGDGNGCEDGGGGFPDMFGDPPGEPAGTIDQPFTFKRRRPDGRIVEVRTNPLPEGGFVRTLTDVTVEARSAEEIFHAMQELERAYADLKETQASLVQAEKMASLALLVAGVAHEINTPIGIAFGCATHLTGRTGSLAEAFERGTMRKSDLAAYVATASEASRLIEQNLTRAADLIQSFKRVAVDQTSEERRRFDLLAYLEEVVTSLGPTLRKSRHRVAIACSPGIVMDSFPGALSQVVTNLVMNALTHAFPADGKGHMVIDVDETPDGEVEIRFADDGAGIAAENLPKVFEPFFTTRRGTGGSGLGLHIVFNLVTQSLGGRISVDSVPGDGTTFTLRIPKTAANPQVPASVPLETEPI from the coding sequence ATGACCAGGATCGCTGAGGCGTGGCGGCGTGTGCCGACGGTGTCGGCCAAGTTCCTGTTGATCCTGGTGCCGAGCCTGGTGGTGACCGTCTCGCTGTTCTCCGCCCTGTTCTTCTACGACCGCCACAAGGATCTGAAAACCGCCCTGCGCGAGAAGGTGGCGACCATCGCCGAAGTCAACGTGGCGGCCCTGTCCAACACCCTGTGGACCTTCGACGTCCAGGCGGTCCGCAACGTCATCCAGGCCATCGGCGCCAATCGCGAGCTGGTCTGCATCGAGGTGTCCGACGATCTGGCCGGCGAGCTTTTCTCCTGGCCGGAGCCGGGCTGCCCGCCGGACAACGACGCCGGCATCGAACGCCGGCCGATCCGCGCCCAGGGCCTTCAGGTTGGCAGCATCGCCCTGCATTACAGCCACGCCTCCGTGCGCGAGCAGCTGCGGCAGGAGGTGATGAACACGGCAGCCCTGTTGCTGCTGATGCTGGCCGGAACCGTCGCCGCGGCGCTGGCGGCGTTGCGGCTGACGGTCGGGAGGCCGCTGCGGCGGCTGATCGCCTCGATCCTAGAATCCGAGCGCGGCGGCGGACACCGGCCGGTGGACTGGCGCGCCGCCGATGAATTGGGACGGGTGATCCAGGCCCACAACGCGATGCTCTCCCGGCTCGGGCGGGAGGAGGCCGCGCTGCGCAAGAGCGAGCAGCGGCTGGCGTTGGCCATCACCGCCACCCGTTCCTCGGTCTGGGACTATGATCTGCGGACCGGCCAATATTGGTGGTCGAAGGAATTTCCGGCCCTGCTCGGCTACGGCGCATCGGAACTGACGATGACGGCCGAGACCTGGGCCTCGCTGCTGCATCCGGACGAGGCGGAGCAGGTGATGGCCGAGTCGCGGCGGCGGCTGCGCGACCGCGCCATGGCCTACAGCGCGGTCTACCGGATGCGCCGGCAGGACGGCCGATGGGCCTGGATCGAGGATCGCGCCACCGCCCAGCGCGACCCCGACGGCCGCGCCCGGCGCCTGACCGGCACCATGTCCGACGTCACCGAGCGGGTGCGGACGGAACTGGACCTCGCGCATGAGCGCAACGTGCTGCAGGTGACGCTGGACAACACCGACCAGGGCATCATCAAGGTCGACCGCGACGGCCGGGTGGTGATGGCCAACAGCCGGGCCGCGGAATTGCTGAACATCCCGGCGGAGATCCTGGCCGGCACCCCGCAATTCGCCGACATGGTGGCGGTGCAGCGCCGGCAGGGCGAGTTCGGCGAGATGGGCGACGATCCCGACCTGTACCTGACCTATGGCATCAGCGGCAGACCCCCGGCCGGCGGCGATGGAAATGGCTGTGAAGATGGCGGCGGCGGTTTCCCCGACATGTTCGGGGATCCGCCGGGCGAGCCGGCCGGCACCATCGACCAGCCCTTCACCTTCAAGCGCCGGCGGCCCGACGGCCGCATCGTCGAGGTGCGCACCAACCCGCTGCCGGAGGGCGGATTCGTCCGCACCCTGACCGACGTGACGGTGGAGGCCCGCTCGGCCGAGGAGATTTTCCATGCCATGCAGGAGCTTGAGCGCGCCTACGCCGACCTGAAGGAGACCCAGGCCAGCCTCGTCCAGGCGGAGAAGATGGCCTCGCTCGCCCTGCTGGTCGCCGGCGTCGCGCACGAGATCAACACCCCCATCGGCATCGCCTTCGGCTGCGCCACCCACCTGACCGGCCGGACCGGCTCGCTCGCCGAGGCGTTCGAGCGCGGGACGATGAGGAAGTCCGACCTTGCCGCCTATGTCGCCACTGCCAGCGAGGCCTCCCGCCTGATCGAACAGAACCTGACCCGCGCCGCCGACCTGATCCAGAGCTTCAAGCGGGTCGCCGTCGACCAGACCAGCGAGGAGCGGCGACGCTTCGACCTGCTGGCCTATCTGGAGGAGGTGGTGACCTCGCTGGGCCCGACCTTGCGCAAGAGCCGCCACCGCGTCGCCATCGCCTGTTCGCCCGGCATCGTCATGGACAGTTTCCCCGGCGCGCTGAGCCAAGTGGTGACCAATCTGGTGATGAACGCGCTGACCCACGCCTTCCCGGCGGACGGCAAGGGCCACATGGTGATCGACGTCGACGAGACGCCGGACGGCGAGGTCGAGATCCGCTTCGCCGACGACGGTGCCGGCATCGCGGCGGAAAACCTGCCCAAGGTGTTCGAACCCTTCTTCACCACCCGCCGCGGAACGGGCGGCAGCGGACTGGGGCTGCACATCGTCTTCAACCTCGTCACCCAGTCCCTGGGCGGGCGGATCTCGGTTGACAGCGTTCCCGGCGATGGAACTACCTTCACGCTGCGCATTCCCAAGACGGCCGCCAACCCGCAAGTGCCGGCGTCCGTCCCGCTGGAGACCGAACCCATATGA
- a CDS encoding hybrid sensor histidine kinase/response regulator: MSTGAAYDDDEILFADEEAQGGKARSGADGRGATASAADPAAPPWTILVVDDESDVHSMTGLLLADVTFQQRRLDLVSSFTAADARRVLEHRRDIAVVLLDVVMEEDDSGLKLVRWIRDELGNRDVRIILRTGQPGQAPQRDVIVDYDINDYKPKADLSAESLLTAVIAALRAFDQIQSIETRVAERTRELRESREQINAVLQASPVGVCAYDENGVIVLTNHRLVSLLGTSRERLEGFGVGGLFNGTTDPADGEGTGQDEPCWLHYRRPVRDAEVKLRRADGSTFWALISVEPAVVDGKPVYLSWIYDITRRKLAERQMETAKEQAEEATKAKSAFLATMSHEIRTPMNGVLGMLGLLERTELDDCQRDTVGTMRESADALLRIIDDILDFSKIEAGKMDLERVPLSVPALVEGVAETLAPAAGAKGLTLLTYVDPAIPSALLGDPVRLRQILFNLAGNAIKFTEAGRVILHAELEQAEEQAEPLLRIAVCDTGIGIGETTRQRLFQPFTQAESSTTRRFGGTGLGLSISRRLAALMDGEIGVESRSGVGSTFWLRLPMPRAAMAAAMPDDTGGGIDLTGLTVLLGVPDDTERGFLARYLDRAGARVLPAASPSELATQARIAREAGRAADVLTIDEALYVPAAAFAPEELGRRRGEARPPVVLLCHETGGEAGAASRPGARGSEPGTMVLVRPLRRLVLLRAVAAAAGRPAQPVPPYPASPAAGSVAWRTSGLAAATTGMEEAMAKGRLILVAEDNPVNRKVLQMQLQALGYAAEMAPGGAEALKAMRRSDRRYALLLTDVQMPEIDGFELTRRIRAAERVTECVTDRGGEPNGAGRHMPIIAVTANAAPADIESYRAAGMDDVLSKPLELSQLAVALARWMPPPDGGAAVPPPSPPVPPSPTPRMDGPAIDLGNLRMLCDGDSAMVAELLDDFITIGREVIADLDKALNNGDRGLMRACAHNLKGSSLNAGARPLAEAARALEHAAADGAAPALLAEAANRLRDVFAATCPAIAAAIAAERAALDRAGS; encoded by the coding sequence ATGAGCACCGGCGCCGCCTACGACGACGACGAGATCCTGTTCGCCGACGAAGAAGCGCAAGGCGGCAAGGCGCGCAGCGGCGCGGACGGGCGCGGAGCGACGGCATCGGCGGCCGACCCGGCGGCCCCGCCCTGGACCATCCTGGTGGTCGACGACGAATCCGACGTCCATTCCATGACCGGGCTGCTGCTGGCCGACGTAACCTTCCAGCAGCGGCGGCTGGATCTGGTCAGCAGCTTCACCGCTGCGGATGCCCGCAGGGTGCTGGAACACCGCCGCGACATCGCCGTGGTCCTGCTCGACGTGGTGATGGAGGAGGATGATTCCGGCCTGAAGCTGGTGCGCTGGATCCGCGACGAGCTGGGCAACCGCGACGTCCGCATCATCCTGCGCACCGGCCAGCCGGGCCAGGCGCCGCAGCGCGACGTGATCGTCGATTACGACATCAACGACTACAAGCCCAAGGCGGACCTGTCGGCGGAAAGCCTGCTGACCGCGGTGATCGCGGCGCTGCGCGCCTTCGACCAGATCCAGTCGATCGAGACCCGCGTCGCGGAACGCACCCGCGAACTGCGCGAAAGCCGCGAACAGATCAACGCCGTGCTGCAGGCCAGCCCGGTCGGCGTCTGCGCCTATGACGAGAACGGCGTCATCGTGCTGACCAACCACCGGCTGGTCTCGCTGCTCGGCACCTCCAGGGAGCGACTGGAGGGCTTCGGCGTCGGCGGGCTGTTCAACGGCACCACCGATCCGGCCGATGGGGAAGGGACCGGACAGGACGAACCGTGCTGGCTCCATTACCGCCGCCCGGTGCGGGACGCCGAGGTGAAGCTGCGTCGTGCCGACGGCTCCACCTTCTGGGCGCTGATCTCGGTGGAGCCGGCGGTGGTGGACGGCAAGCCGGTCTATCTGTCCTGGATCTATGACATCACCCGCCGCAAGCTGGCCGAACGCCAGATGGAGACCGCCAAGGAACAGGCGGAGGAGGCGACCAAGGCCAAGTCCGCCTTTCTCGCCACCATGAGCCACGAGATCCGCACCCCGATGAACGGGGTGCTGGGCATGCTGGGCCTGCTGGAACGCACCGAGCTGGACGATTGCCAGCGCGACACCGTCGGCACCATGCGCGAATCGGCCGACGCCCTGCTGCGGATCATCGACGACATCCTGGATTTCTCGAAGATCGAGGCCGGCAAGATGGATCTGGAGCGGGTGCCGCTGTCGGTCCCCGCCCTGGTCGAGGGGGTGGCCGAAACGCTGGCGCCGGCCGCCGGGGCGAAGGGGCTGACCCTGCTGACCTATGTCGACCCGGCGATCCCGTCCGCCCTGCTGGGCGACCCGGTGCGGCTGCGCCAGATCCTGTTCAACCTGGCCGGCAATGCCATCAAGTTCACCGAGGCCGGCCGCGTCATCCTGCACGCCGAACTGGAACAGGCGGAGGAGCAGGCGGAACCGCTGCTGCGGATCGCCGTGTGCGACACCGGCATCGGCATCGGCGAAACCACCCGCCAGCGCCTGTTCCAGCCCTTCACCCAGGCCGAAAGCTCCACCACCCGCCGCTTCGGCGGCACCGGGCTGGGGCTGTCGATCAGCCGGCGGCTGGCGGCGCTGATGGACGGCGAGATCGGCGTTGAAAGCAGGTCCGGCGTCGGCTCCACCTTCTGGCTGCGCCTGCCAATGCCCCGCGCAGCCATGGCGGCAGCGATGCCGGACGACACCGGCGGCGGCATCGACCTGACCGGGCTGACCGTGCTGCTCGGCGTGCCGGACGACACCGAGCGCGGCTTCCTCGCCCGCTATCTGGACCGGGCCGGCGCCCGCGTGCTGCCCGCTGCCTCCCCGTCAGAGCTGGCGACCCAGGCCCGCATCGCACGCGAGGCCGGCCGCGCCGCCGACGTGCTGACCATCGACGAGGCGCTGTATGTTCCAGCCGCCGCCTTCGCACCGGAGGAGTTGGGCCGTCGCCGCGGCGAGGCCCGGCCGCCGGTTGTCCTGCTCTGCCATGAGACGGGCGGAGAGGCCGGCGCCGCTTCCCGGCCCGGCGCCCGCGGATCGGAGCCCGGCACGATGGTGCTGGTCCGCCCGCTTCGCCGGTTGGTTCTGCTGCGCGCGGTGGCGGCCGCCGCCGGCCGGCCGGCCCAGCCGGTCCCCCCGTATCCGGCGTCCCCTGCTGCCGGTTCCGTGGCCTGGCGCACGTCCGGACTGGCTGCCGCCACGACCGGCATGGAGGAGGCGATGGCCAAGGGCCGGCTGATCCTGGTGGCGGAGGACAATCCGGTGAACCGCAAGGTGCTGCAGATGCAGTTGCAGGCGCTGGGCTATGCCGCGGAGATGGCTCCCGGCGGAGCGGAGGCGCTGAAGGCCATGCGGCGCAGCGACCGCCGCTACGCCCTGCTGCTGACCGATGTCCAGATGCCCGAAATCGACGGTTTCGAGCTGACCCGCCGCATCCGCGCCGCAGAGCGTGTCACGGAGTGCGTCACGGATCGGGGCGGCGAGCCGAACGGAGCCGGCCGGCATATGCCGATCATCGCCGTCACCGCCAATGCCGCTCCGGCCGATATCGAGAGCTACCGCGCCGCAGGCATGGACGACGTGCTGAGCAAGCCGCTGGAACTGTCGCAACTGGCCGTCGCGCTCGCCCGCTGGATGCCGCCGCCGGACGGGGGTGCGGCGGTTCCGCCGCCATCCCCTCCGGTTCCCCCGTCGCCCACCCCTCGCATGGACGGGCCGGCCATCGACCTCGGCAACCTGCGCATGCTGTGCGACGGCGATTCAGCGATGGTGGCGGAACTGCTGGACGATTTCATCACCATCGGCCGCGAGGTCATCGCCGATCTGGACAAGGCGCTGAACAACGGCGACCGCGGCCTGATGCGGGCCTGCGCCCACAATTTGAAAGGTTCCTCGCTGAATGCCGGCGCCAGGCCGCTGGCCGAAGCCGCCCGCGCCCTGGAGCATGCCGCTGCCGACGGTGCTGCGCCCGCCCTGCTGGCCGAGGCCGCGAACCGGCTGCGCGATGTCTTTGCCGCCACCTGCCCCGCCATCGCGGCAGCCATCGCCGCCGAGCGGGCCGCCCTGGATCGGGCCGGGTCATGA
- a CDS encoding DUF1329 domain-containing protein translates to MSGPGQSRPGRREALGLLGAATAATVLSAALPARAQAPAAAAPGPGTPQPGVPRLGEELTPFGAVRAGNRTRAIPPWTGGLTTAPRGYVPDRPSPDPYVEDVRWFTVGAADVERYKIRLTAGQQALLAKFPESFELALFYTRRSAAAPQGIYDASLANAGRAALGENGLALRDATVGIPFPIPANGVQAMWNHKLRWRGTGLSRTSVTMLQSADGSRSATKLREEFASPYAAGDAAAPSLLYRRTVLEPREQAGSSLVIQSTLDPIASRTRAWAREGERGRVVPAPDFAYDTPDPATGGVCTADMLDMFSGALDRFDFTLVTRREMYMPYNANRLTNPSLTARDILWPGHPNPQFLRYELHRVWVVDARLKPNFQHALPDRTYYLDEDSWQILASEHYDGKGALLRYAEAHPVAHWQVPVLFPAIEFAFDLTADRYAARGLEYGLPPPVFDAPVRPEDFTAEALVRRGRRG, encoded by the coding sequence ATGAGCGGTCCGGGCCAATCGCGCCCCGGCCGCCGGGAAGCGCTGGGCCTGCTGGGTGCGGCCACAGCAGCGACCGTGCTGTCGGCCGCCCTGCCGGCCCGGGCACAGGCACCGGCCGCCGCCGCTCCCGGGCCGGGAACGCCGCAACCGGGCGTGCCGCGGCTGGGCGAAGAGTTGACGCCCTTCGGGGCGGTGCGGGCCGGCAACCGCACGCGGGCGATCCCGCCCTGGACCGGCGGGCTGACCACCGCGCCGCGCGGCTATGTCCCCGACCGGCCATCGCCCGACCCTTACGTCGAGGATGTCCGCTGGTTCACCGTCGGGGCGGCCGACGTGGAGCGCTACAAGATCCGGCTCACCGCCGGACAACAGGCGCTGCTGGCGAAATTCCCGGAAAGCTTCGAACTGGCGCTGTTCTACACCCGCCGCAGTGCCGCCGCTCCCCAAGGCATCTATGACGCGTCGCTGGCCAACGCCGGCCGCGCCGCGCTGGGCGAGAATGGCCTGGCCCTGCGCGATGCCACGGTCGGCATCCCCTTCCCCATCCCGGCCAACGGGGTGCAGGCGATGTGGAACCACAAGCTGCGCTGGCGCGGCACCGGCCTGTCGCGGACCAGCGTGACCATGCTACAATCGGCGGACGGCTCGCGGTCGGCGACCAAGCTGCGCGAGGAGTTCGCCTCCCCCTATGCCGCGGGGGATGCGGCCGCCCCGTCGCTGCTCTACCGCCGCACAGTGCTGGAGCCGAGGGAACAGGCCGGCAGCAGCCTGGTGATCCAGTCGACGCTGGATCCCATCGCCTCGCGCACCCGCGCCTGGGCGCGCGAGGGCGAACGCGGCCGGGTGGTTCCGGCGCCAGACTTCGCCTATGACACGCCCGACCCGGCAACCGGCGGAGTCTGCACCGCCGACATGCTGGACATGTTCAGCGGCGCGCTCGACCGTTTCGACTTCACGCTGGTGACGCGGCGCGAGATGTACATGCCCTATAACGCCAACCGGTTGACCAACCCCAGCCTGACGGCAAGGGACATCCTGTGGCCGGGCCATCCCAACCCGCAGTTCCTGCGGTACGAACTGCACCGGGTCTGGGTGGTCGACGCCCGGCTGAAGCCGAACTTCCAGCACGCCCTGCCCGACCGTACCTATTATCTGGACGAGGACAGCTGGCAGATCCTGGCGTCGGAGCATTACGACGGCAAGGGTGCGCTCCTGCGCTACGCCGAGGCGCACCCCGTCGCCCATTGGCAGGTCCCGGTCCTGTTCCCGGCGATCGAGTTCGCCTTCGACCTGACCGCGGACCGCTATGCCGCCCGCGGCCTGGAGTACGGCCTCCCGCCGCCGGTGTTCGACGCGCCGGTCAGGCCGGAGGACTTCACCGCGGAAGCGCTCGTCCGCCGCGGCCGGCGCGGGTAA
- a CDS encoding ankyrin repeat domain-containing protein has translation MKRLLLATLVATGLAAACITPASAQISLFQDTGLMQAVNDGDVAKVKGALLRGENPNQADLHGKTALLAAVDRSSPAMASLLLDSGANVNRADKAGNTPLLAAAENGNPDILDLLLKKGAKVDQENREGMTALMVASRSGRADVVERLLKAGAKVDRSDFTGRTALNWAQESRNARVGTLLRQAGAR, from the coding sequence ATGAAGCGGCTCCTGCTCGCCACTCTCGTCGCCACCGGCCTGGCCGCCGCCTGCATCACCCCGGCCTCCGCCCAGATCAGCCTGTTCCAGGACACCGGGCTGATGCAGGCGGTCAATGATGGCGACGTCGCCAAGGTGAAGGGCGCCCTGTTGAGGGGGGAGAATCCCAACCAGGCCGACCTCCACGGCAAGACCGCGCTGCTCGCCGCTGTAGACCGCTCCAGCCCGGCGATGGCCTCGCTGCTGCTGGACAGCGGCGCCAACGTCAACCGCGCCGACAAGGCCGGCAACACCCCGCTGCTGGCCGCGGCCGAGAACGGCAATCCCGACATCCTCGACCTGCTGCTGAAGAAGGGCGCCAAGGTCGACCAGGAGAACCGCGAGGGCATGACCGCGCTGATGGTCGCGTCCCGCAGCGGCCGCGCCGACGTGGTGGAACGGCTGCTGAAGGCCGGCGCCAAGGTCGACCGCTCCGACTTCACCGGGCGCACCGCGCTGAACTGGGCGCAGGAAAGCCGCAACGCCCGCGTCGGCACCCTGCTCCGCCAGGCCGGCGCACGCTGA
- a CDS encoding CobD/CbiB family cobalamin biosynthesis protein, whose translation MFGSAFGGPGPLLLLLLALGIDALFGDWLDRVLPDPAALARRFCNAADARLNRAERGDTARLLRGTLVVLTLLAIAVAAGLAVEWAGSIGRGWMVELLALLCGLRGRAAWTRVRAVRRALESGGAVAGQAAIQSLTRRHVYGLDEHGIARAAVEAAARAFDRKLVAPVFGYALLGVPGLFVWTAMDGADAALGSPGVRHGRFGLTAATLDDALNALPARLAGLLLALAAPFIGTAKAAGAFRTLSRDARKHPSLNMGWPIAAMAGALGLALGGPHRDGGVVITESWIGEGRARATPADIGRALALTAVAALLLVGLVALLLWGLTLSS comes from the coding sequence ATGTTCGGTTCGGCCTTCGGCGGTCCCGGCCCGCTGCTCCTCCTCCTGCTGGCGCTGGGGATCGACGCGCTGTTCGGCGACTGGCTGGACCGGGTGCTGCCCGACCCGGCGGCGCTGGCACGGCGATTCTGCAACGCCGCCGATGCCCGGCTGAACCGGGCGGAACGCGGCGACACGGCACGGCTGCTGCGCGGCACGCTGGTGGTGCTGACGCTGCTGGCGATCGCGGTGGCCGCCGGTCTGGCGGTCGAATGGGCCGGCTCGATCGGCCGCGGCTGGATGGTGGAACTGCTGGCCCTGCTCTGCGGCCTGCGCGGACGGGCGGCCTGGACACGCGTGCGGGCGGTGCGCCGCGCCCTGGAAAGCGGCGGCGCCGTCGCCGGACAGGCAGCGATCCAGTCGCTGACCCGCCGCCACGTCTATGGCCTGGACGAACACGGCATCGCCCGCGCTGCGGTGGAGGCCGCGGCCCGTGCCTTCGACCGCAAGCTGGTGGCGCCGGTCTTCGGCTATGCCCTGCTCGGCGTGCCGGGCCTGTTCGTCTGGACCGCGATGGACGGCGCCGACGCGGCGCTCGGCAGCCCGGGCGTCCGCCATGGCCGCTTCGGCCTGACGGCGGCGACGCTGGACGACGCGCTGAACGCCCTGCCGGCCCGGCTGGCCGGGCTGCTGCTGGCGTTGGCCGCCCCCTTCATCGGCACCGCCAAGGCGGCGGGTGCCTTCCGCACGCTGAGCCGCGACGCGCGCAAGCATCCGTCGCTGAACATGGGCTGGCCGATCGCCGCCATGGCCGGCGCGCTTGGCCTTGCATTGGGCGGCCCACACCGCGACGGCGGCGTCGTCATCACCGAAAGCTGGATCGGTGAGGGCCGCGCCCGTGCCACCCCCGCCGACATCGGCCGCGCGCTGGCCCTGACCGCGGTCGCCGCTTTGCTGCTGGTCGGGCTGGTGGCGCTGCTGCTGTGGGGTCTTACCCTCTCGAGTTGA
- a CDS encoding exopolyphosphatase, which yields MSDAVKYRLVTRSDFDGLVCAVLLKDLGILDEIKFVHPKDMQDGKVEITNRDITTNLPYVDGAHLVFDHHLSETMRVGTKPNHIIDPKAPSAARVVYDYYGGKERFPTISDEMMTAVDQADSARYEREDILNPTGWTLLNFIMDARTGLGRFREFRVSNYQLMMDLIDYCRNHSIAQILDLPDVKERVELYTQHAELFVDQLKRCSTVRGNVVVLDLRKEETIYAGNRFMIYALFPDTNVSIHVLWGLKQQNTVLACGKSILNRSSQTDIGPLMLDYGGGGHQAAGTCQVSNEQAEAALEAIVARMQADG from the coding sequence ATGTCCGACGCCGTGAAGTACCGTCTCGTCACCCGGTCCGATTTCGACGGGCTCGTCTGCGCCGTCCTCCTGAAGGATCTGGGCATCCTCGACGAGATCAAGTTCGTCCATCCCAAGGACATGCAGGACGGCAAGGTCGAGATCACCAACCGCGACATCACCACCAACCTGCCCTATGTCGACGGTGCCCATCTGGTCTTCGACCATCATCTGTCGGAGACCATGCGCGTCGGCACCAAGCCGAACCACATCATCGATCCCAAGGCGCCGTCGGCCGCCCGCGTCGTCTATGACTATTACGGCGGGAAGGAACGCTTCCCGACCATCTCCGACGAGATGATGACGGCGGTCGACCAGGCCGACTCGGCGCGCTACGAGCGCGAGGACATCCTCAACCCCACCGGCTGGACCCTGCTGAACTTCATCATGGACGCGCGCACCGGGCTCGGCCGTTTCCGTGAGTTCCGGGTGTCGAACTACCAGCTGATGATGGATCTGATCGATTATTGCCGGAACCACAGCATCGCCCAGATCCTGGATCTGCCCGACGTGAAGGAGCGGGTGGAGCTCTACACCCAGCATGCCGAACTGTTCGTCGACCAGCTGAAGCGCTGCTCGACCGTGCGCGGCAACGTTGTCGTGCTCGACCTCCGCAAGGAGGAGACGATCTATGCCGGCAACCGCTTCATGATCTATGCGCTGTTCCCCGATACCAACGTGTCGATCCATGTGCTGTGGGGTCTGAAGCAGCAGAACACCGTGCTGGCCTGCGGCAAGTCGATCCTGAACCGCAGCTCGCAGACCGACATCGGCCCGCTGATGCTGGACTATGGCGGCGGCGGGCATCAGGCGGCGGGTACCTGCCAGGTTTCCAACGAGCAGGCCGAAGCGGCGCTGGAGGCCATCGTCGCCCGCATGCAGGCGGATGGCTGA